Proteins from a genomic interval of Garciella nitratireducens DSM 15102:
- a CDS encoding cytochrome c biogenesis protein/redoxin, which translates to MEHINFIVVFVEGLLSFFSPCVISILPIYLAILSGSSVRNLKEGNVKLKDSPLLKNTILFVLGISTTFFILGSSISAFKYFFTSNKEIMTTIGGILIIIMGLFYLGYLNLPFLQKEKKFNLGVREMKSWTAYLLGFTFSFGWSPCIGPMLASALIMSSSSDSALIGNLLILIYTIGFTLPFIIISIFYNRLLKYVDNVKHNMKTIQKIGGAILIITGLVMALGGTDKIAGYFKKLEENPTKYRQEITDEDTKEDVNKKEPSEENVENGKDKFAAIDFTLVDQYGEIHTLSEYKGKVVFLNFWATWCPPCRMEMPDIEEVYKEKGKNAEDVIILGVAGPNLGREGSKEEIIAFLKEEGYTYPVVFDETGDIMATYSIQSLPTTFIIDRDGNIVDYILGAMSKETMENIIDVAD; encoded by the coding sequence ATGGAGCATATAAATTTTATTGTTGTATTTGTTGAAGGATTACTTTCCTTCTTTTCACCTTGTGTCATATCAATTTTACCAATATATCTAGCTATATTGTCAGGTAGTAGTGTACGGAATTTAAAAGAAGGAAATGTTAAATTAAAAGATAGTCCATTACTTAAAAATACTATTTTATTTGTACTAGGTATATCTACAACTTTCTTTATACTAGGCTCTTCAATAAGTGCATTTAAATATTTCTTTACAAGTAATAAAGAGATTATGACTACAATAGGTGGAATCCTTATAATTATAATGGGACTTTTTTACTTAGGATATTTAAATCTACCATTTCTGCAAAAAGAAAAGAAGTTTAATTTAGGGGTACGAGAGATGAAATCATGGACAGCTTATTTATTAGGTTTTACTTTTAGCTTTGGATGGAGTCCATGTATCGGTCCTATGCTTGCTTCTGCACTTATTATGTCTTCAAGTTCTGATAGTGCATTGATTGGGAATCTATTGATTTTAATATATACCATAGGATTCACATTACCTTTTATAATTATTTCTATATTTTATAATAGGTTATTAAAATATGTAGATAATGTGAAACATAATATGAAAACCATTCAAAAAATTGGAGGGGCTATTCTTATAATAACTGGTTTAGTAATGGCTTTAGGAGGAACTGATAAGATAGCAGGATACTTTAAAAAGTTAGAAGAGAATCCAACAAAATATAGACAAGAAATAACAGATGAAGATACTAAAGAAGATGTTAATAAAAAAGAACCTTCAGAAGAAAATGTAGAAAATGGAAAAGATAAATTTGCAGCAATAGATTTTACTTTAGTAGATCAATATGGTGAAATCCATACTTTAAGTGAATATAAAGGGAAGGTAGTATTTTTGAATTTCTGGGCTACATGGTGTCCTCCATGTAGGATGGAAATGCCTGATATAGAGGAGGTTTATAAAGAAAAAGGGAAAAATGCTGAAGATGTTATAATATTAGGTGTAGCAGGTCCAAACTTAGGAAGAGAAGGTTCTAAAGAAGAAATAATTGCATTTTTAAAAGAAGAAGGCTACACATATCCAGTAGTATTTGATGAAACTGGGGATATTATGGCAACATATAGTATCCAGTCTTTACCTACTACGTTTATAATAGATAGGGATGGAAATATAGTAGATTATATTTTAGGAGCTATGAGTAAAGAAACAATGGAAAATATTATAGATGTTGCAGATTAA
- a CDS encoding glutamate-5-semialdehyde dehydrogenase, giving the protein MSLINQCKELKKASLILEMANTNVKNDALESVCKSLIKNQDFILKENQKDIQNAKRKNIKESLIDRLALTEDRIQGMIDGIRRIIDLKDPIWQSNKVWTLENNLTISKMTVPLGIIGIIYESRPNVTVDAFGLALKSGNGILLRGSSSAICSNKALVKAIKEGLRNSKIPEGVIELIEDTDRNVVKEMIRLNDYIDLVIPRGGKGLIDFVVQNATVPTIETGVGNCHIFVDESANQKNALKIIENAKTQRPGVCNAIETVLIHKQIAKEILPNLYQLLKDRVELRGCEITQEIIPVVPATEQDWQEEYLDYILAIKVVENLEQAIAHISKYGTKHSEAIVTENYSNAKTFQRRIDAAAVYVNASTRFTDGGEFGFGAEMGISTQKMLPRGPMGLEELVTIKYTIQGNGQIRE; this is encoded by the coding sequence ATGAGTCTAATCAATCAATGTAAAGAGTTAAAAAAAGCATCTTTGATTTTAGAGATGGCAAATACTAATGTAAAAAATGATGCTTTAGAGAGCGTATGTAAAAGTCTTATAAAAAATCAAGATTTTATTTTAAAGGAAAATCAAAAAGATATCCAAAATGCGAAAAGGAAGAATATCAAAGAAAGTTTGATAGATCGCTTGGCTCTTACAGAAGATAGGATTCAAGGGATGATAGATGGAATTCGGAGGATTATTGATTTAAAAGATCCTATCTGGCAAAGTAATAAAGTATGGACTTTGGAAAATAATTTAACCATCAGTAAGATGACAGTACCTTTAGGGATAATTGGTATTATTTATGAATCAAGGCCAAATGTTACGGTAGATGCTTTCGGATTGGCTTTAAAAAGTGGTAATGGAATCTTACTTCGAGGCAGTTCCTCTGCTATTTGTTCCAATAAAGCCTTAGTCAAAGCGATTAAAGAAGGTCTTAGGAATAGTAAGATTCCAGAAGGTGTTATAGAGTTAATAGAGGATACTGATAGGAATGTAGTCAAAGAGATGATTAGATTAAATGATTATATTGATTTGGTTATTCCCAGAGGAGGAAAGGGTCTGATTGATTTTGTGGTACAAAATGCTACGGTACCTACTATTGAAACGGGAGTAGGAAATTGTCATATTTTTGTAGATGAAAGTGCTAATCAAAAAAATGCTCTGAAAATTATAGAAAATGCTAAGACACAAAGACCAGGAGTATGTAATGCGATTGAAACGGTATTAATCCACAAACAAATTGCCAAAGAAATTTTACCCAATCTTTATCAGCTTTTAAAGGATCGAGTTGAATTAAGAGGTTGTGAGATTACTCAAGAGATTATTCCAGTAGTTCCAGCAACAGAACAAGATTGGCAAGAAGAATACCTGGACTATATTTTAGCAATTAAAGTAGTAGAAAATCTGGAGCAAGCCATTGCTCATATTTCTAAATATGGGACCAAACATTCAGAAGCCATTGTTACAGAAAATTATAGCAATGCCAAAACGTTCCAAAGAAGGATAGATGCAGCAGCAGTTTATGTAAATGCTTCTACTCGATTTACTGATGGAGGAGAGTTTGGATTTGGAGCTGAGATGGGAATTAGTACCCAAAAGATGCTTCCAAGGGGACCAATGGGGTTAGAAGAGTTAGTTACCATCAAATATACCATTCAAGGAAATGGGCAAATAAGGGAGTAG
- the proB gene encoding glutamate 5-kinase — translation MDKDEIMQKSRKIVIKIGTNTLSDENGFVNKEYLSKLAYQVNELKKRGKQVVLVSSGARIAGVATLGKWALKEEVHYKQALCAIGQVELMDAYRKAFFEYGIPIGQILFTKDDFSDSYRILNIRNTLFTLIDEGVIPIVNENDSVSVEEIKIGDNDTLAAYTAHLWNADLLILLSDIDGIYNKNPKEYKDAVFIEKIEDVNHIEKIAEIGDAGSFGTGGMHTKIQAAKLVNKHGIPMILANGEKENIILNLLEGKERASVFLPKI, via the coding sequence ATGGATAAGGATGAGATTATGCAAAAAAGTAGAAAAATTGTAATAAAAATAGGGACCAATACTCTTTCAGATGAAAATGGATTTGTAAATAAAGAGTATTTATCCAAGTTAGCCTATCAAGTGAATGAGCTAAAAAAGCGAGGAAAACAAGTGGTATTAGTGAGTTCTGGAGCACGAATTGCAGGGGTGGCTACTTTAGGAAAATGGGCTCTAAAGGAAGAAGTTCATTATAAGCAAGCTCTGTGTGCTATTGGACAGGTGGAATTAATGGATGCTTATCGCAAAGCTTTTTTTGAATATGGAATTCCTATCGGACAAATTCTTTTTACCAAGGATGATTTCTCTGATAGTTATAGAATTTTAAATATTAGAAATACTTTATTTACCCTTATTGATGAAGGGGTGATTCCTATTGTTAATGAAAATGATTCGGTGAGTGTAGAGGAGATCAAAATAGGAGATAATGATACTTTAGCTGCTTATACAGCACATTTGTGGAATGCTGATTTATTGATATTGCTTAGTGATATTGATGGGATTTATAATAAGAATCCAAAGGAATATAAAGATGCTGTATTCATAGAGAAAATAGAAGATGTTAATCACATTGAAAAGATTGCTGAGATAGGAGATGCAGGTTCTTTTGGTACCGGAGGAATGCATACTAAAATTCAGGCTGCAAAATTGGTAAACAAACATGGAATTCCTATGATATTAGCGAATGGGGAAAAGGAAAATATTATTTTAAATTTATTAGAAGGAAAAGAAAGGGCATCTGTGTTTTTGCCTAAAATATAA
- a CDS encoding aspartate aminotransferase family protein gives MAKEHIMNTYQRFDVIFEKGSGARVYDTQGKEYIDFVSGIAVNTLGHAHPAITKTLTEQSQKLMHVSNSYWTPSQLKLAEKLAQYSNHDQVFFCNSGTEAIEVSLKLARKYGKIMGKKDKTEIIYMNNSFHGRTMGALAVTGQSKYQKDFMPLVPDTTPVQFNDIQDLQNAISNKTCAVILEPIQGEGGIIEADIEFLKETRKLCKKFHALLIFDEVQCGIGRLGTLFAYQSYGIIPDVICMAKGLGGGFPMGACLATKEAASVFVPGDHGNTFGGNPLACSVGLTILEELMEHHVLDNVNLSSQYLVKKLNILKQKYPIIKNIQGKGLLLGMKIEGDPKVIIHRCFEKGLLLVSAGQDIIRILPPLNIKKEDIDAMLTILNSVLEEL, from the coding sequence ATGGCAAAAGAACATATCATGAATACCTATCAACGATTTGATGTGATTTTTGAAAAAGGCTCAGGAGCAAGGGTCTATGATACACAAGGAAAAGAGTATATTGATTTTGTATCAGGAATAGCAGTAAACACCTTAGGGCATGCTCATCCAGCTATTACAAAAACTTTAACAGAGCAAAGTCAGAAGTTAATGCATGTTTCTAATAGTTATTGGACTCCTTCCCAATTAAAATTAGCTGAAAAATTGGCACAATATAGTAATCATGATCAGGTTTTTTTCTGCAATAGTGGTACCGAAGCCATTGAAGTATCCCTAAAACTTGCTAGAAAATATGGAAAGATAATGGGAAAGAAAGATAAAACAGAAATCATTTATATGAATAATTCTTTTCATGGGAGAACTATGGGTGCACTAGCGGTAACTGGACAATCTAAATATCAAAAAGATTTTATGCCTCTCGTCCCAGATACTACTCCCGTACAATTTAATGATATCCAAGATTTACAAAATGCTATAAGCAATAAAACCTGTGCTGTTATCCTAGAACCCATACAAGGAGAAGGAGGGATTATAGAAGCAGATATAGAGTTTTTGAAAGAAACTAGAAAATTATGTAAGAAATTTCATGCTCTTTTGATCTTTGATGAGGTACAATGTGGTATTGGAAGACTAGGTACTTTATTTGCTTATCAAAGCTACGGAATCATTCCCGACGTAATTTGTATGGCAAAAGGTTTAGGAGGCGGTTTCCCTATGGGAGCTTGTTTAGCTACAAAAGAAGCAGCTTCTGTCTTTGTTCCAGGGGATCACGGTAATACTTTTGGTGGAAATCCTCTTGCCTGTTCTGTAGGGCTTACAATATTAGAAGAATTAATGGAACATCATGTTTTAGATAATGTGAATTTAAGCAGTCAGTATTTAGTAAAAAAACTAAATATTCTAAAACAAAAATATCCTATTATAAAAAATATTCAAGGGAAAGGACTCCTATTAGGAATGAAAATAGAAGGAGATCCTAAGGTAATCATCCATCGATGCTTTGAAAAAGGTCTTTTATTAGTAAGTGCTGGTCAAGATATTATCAGAATTCTTCCTCCTTTAAATATAAAGAAAGAAGACATAGATGCCATGCTCACTATTTTAAATTCTGTATTGGAAGAATTATAA